From the genome of Bifidobacterium asteroides, one region includes:
- a CDS encoding CDP-alcohol phosphatidyltransferase family protein has product MALIDRISRSRYSPEPRSVILTVPNLISLLRILSIPLIAYLVANRHLIISLVVMLISALSDGVDGIIARRFNQVSKLGQILDPVADRLLILCSVLALSIASILPWWLLALVGARDVLMGLLVLALAQHGYGPLPVHFAGKTGTAVLMLAIPALIFADVGTSAFFRFFHLVALAAVIWGVALYWLAGLIYARQGIGLLCQDRQDGHHD; this is encoded by the coding sequence ATGGCACTGATCGATCGAATTTCACGCAGCAGGTACAGCCCTGAGCCGCGTTCCGTGATTCTCACTGTACCGAATCTCATCAGCCTGCTCCGCATCCTATCCATTCCTCTTATCGCCTATCTGGTGGCCAACCGGCATCTGATCATCTCCCTGGTAGTGATGCTGATTTCGGCCCTGTCAGACGGTGTGGACGGGATCATTGCCCGCAGGTTCAACCAGGTCAGCAAGCTGGGGCAGATCCTGGACCCGGTGGCCGATCGTCTGCTCATTCTCTGCTCCGTCCTTGCCTTGAGCATCGCCTCCATCCTGCCCTGGTGGCTTCTGGCCCTCGTCGGTGCTCGGGATGTGCTCATGGGCCTGCTGGTTCTGGCGCTGGCCCAGCACGGCTATGGCCCTCTACCGGTCCACTTCGCGGGCAAGACCGGGACGGCCGTGCTCATGCTGGCCATACCTGCCCTGATTTTTGCGGATGTGGGCACGTCGGCCTTCTTCCGCTTCTTCCATCTGGTGGCTCTTGCGGCTGTGATCTGGGGTGTGGCGCTCTACTGGTTGGCCGGGCTGATCTACGCACGTCAGGGCATCGGACTGCTTTGCCAGGACCGTCAGGACGGTCATCATGACTGA
- a CDS encoding FHA domain-containing protein, which produces MTEPIPTAGETTIIGMPALNIPVTSNGDRPLTKDDLETMARLPEGTALLISTRGAVSGSRYLLDEDQVSVGRDPKADILLDDSTVSRAHAIFVRTDHGFRVEDTGSLNGTYVNRERVDQADLHNGDEIMIGKFRLVYFDNRAVISKS; this is translated from the coding sequence ATGACAGAACCTATTCCCACTGCAGGCGAGACGACTATCATCGGCATGCCGGCCCTGAATATTCCAGTCACCTCCAACGGTGACCGTCCACTGACCAAGGACGACCTGGAGACCATGGCCCGATTGCCCGAGGGTACGGCCCTGTTGATCTCTACCAGGGGAGCGGTGTCGGGATCACGCTATCTGCTGGACGAGGATCAGGTCAGCGTGGGCCGAGATCCAAAGGCGGACATTCTGTTGGACGACTCAACGGTCTCCCGGGCACACGCTATATTTGTACGGACCGATCATGGCTTCCGGGTTGAGGATACTGGCAGTCTCAACGGTACTTACGTCAACCGTGAACGCGTGGACCAGGCAGACCTTCACAACGGCGACGAAATCATGATCGGCAAGTTCAGGCTGGTCTACTTCGATAATCGGGCAGTCATCTCCAAAAGCTGA
- a CDS encoding MerR family transcriptional regulator, protein MADEMPTLVQGELFSPEQAEGTTRGYRGTVAAKVASITYRQLDYWARKRIVEPSIKASHGSGSRRLYSFKDVVILAVLKRLLDAGVNLVNATSTVAYLERRTVGQLEHVTVVCDGDQVTECSGADQVFGLMQSGRAVFAISVGAIWHRMDLELQTCDHVDLTTGQLTPGLPEQPIDELTAMRLRQRLEHQHEQRQRAA, encoded by the coding sequence ATGGCCGATGAGATGCCGACGCTGGTCCAGGGTGAACTCTTTTCGCCTGAGCAGGCCGAGGGCACGACCCGGGGCTATCGGGGAACGGTCGCGGCCAAGGTGGCTAGCATCACCTATCGGCAACTGGATTATTGGGCCCGAAAACGGATTGTAGAACCATCAATCAAGGCCTCGCATGGCTCAGGCTCCCGCAGGCTCTATTCCTTCAAAGATGTGGTCATTTTAGCCGTCCTCAAGCGGCTTCTGGATGCCGGTGTCAATCTGGTCAACGCTACGAGCACCGTGGCTTATCTTGAGCGTCGAACCGTGGGTCAGCTTGAGCATGTGACCGTGGTCTGTGACGGTGATCAGGTCACCGAATGCTCAGGCGCGGATCAGGTCTTTGGGCTGATGCAATCCGGACGTGCAGTTTTTGCTATCTCCGTGGGCGCTATCTGGCATCGTATGGATCTGGAGCTGCAGACCTGCGACCATGTGGATTTGACTACCGGACAGCTGACCCCAGGCTTGCCTGAGCAGCCTATTGACGAGCTGACGGCTATGCGCCTGCGCCAGCGTCTGGAGCACCAGCATGAGCAGCGTCAGCGGGCTGCATGA
- a CDS encoding DUF881 domain-containing protein gives MRHTLIRKKRDERMPESIPPRRPGRVRAPSDDTQTGAFPVVRRRPLRTLNSNATRVRLVTSVLVALMCALLGFGYAVQVRNNQSSYQSLSEEELVRVLDETSNQVDKLEERKSQLNQQLTSIKSAADKQKEAARISQQNEQSSGILSGRLPAQGRGVVVTVTEDSDRVDASTMFNLIEELRNAGAEVISFNDVRVVTNTYLLDTRTGLQCDHAKLHSPYVVKAIGDPDSLQNAIQIAGGVGSRIKVQFHASVSVDQSDSVKIDQVRRVQDYQYAKPVE, from the coding sequence ATGAGACACACCCTCATCAGGAAGAAGCGCGATGAACGGATGCCCGAGAGCATTCCGCCCAGGCGGCCTGGGCGGGTCAGGGCTCCATCCGACGATACGCAGACCGGCGCTTTCCCGGTGGTTCGTCGGCGGCCTCTGCGCACACTCAACTCCAATGCCACCCGGGTCAGGCTGGTCACCAGCGTCCTGGTGGCCCTTATGTGTGCGCTGCTGGGCTTCGGGTATGCCGTCCAGGTGCGCAATAACCAGTCCTCCTACCAGAGCCTGTCCGAGGAAGAGCTGGTGCGGGTGTTGGATGAGACCAGCAATCAGGTTGACAAGCTGGAAGAGCGCAAGAGCCAGCTCAACCAGCAGCTGACCTCCATCAAGTCTGCCGCCGACAAGCAAAAGGAGGCCGCCCGCATCTCCCAGCAGAACGAACAGAGCAGCGGCATCCTGTCCGGACGGCTGCCGGCCCAGGGCAGGGGAGTGGTGGTGACAGTCACCGAAGACAGCGACCGTGTGGATGCCTCGACCATGTTCAACCTGATCGAGGAGCTGCGCAATGCCGGGGCTGAGGTCATATCCTTCAATGATGTCCGGGTGGTCACCAACACCTATCTGCTGGATACCCGCACCGGCCTGCAGTGCGACCATGCCAAGTTGCACAGCCCCTACGTAGTCAAGGCCATCGGAGACCCGGACAGCCTGCAGAATGCCATTCAGATAGCCGGGGGAGTGGGCTCGCGGATCAAGGTGCAATTCCATGCATCCGTTTCAGTGGACCAGTCCGATAGTGTCAAAATCGACCAGGTTCGACGCGTGCAGGACTATCAGTATGCAAAGCCTGTAGAATAG
- a CDS encoding RNA polymerase-binding protein RbpA gives MAERSLRGMSIGAKSLESDQNVDFAARSEVAYICPKGHRTILPLAEGAEVPQEWECRCGQIAQLEGHDEQESGKTGKPTRTHWDMLLERRSEDELKAVLDKRLKMHREGWFPDYE, from the coding sequence ATGGCAGAGCGCAGTCTTCGCGGCATGAGTATCGGGGCGAAGTCCCTGGAATCCGATCAGAATGTGGATTTCGCGGCACGCAGCGAGGTCGCCTACATCTGCCCCAAGGGCCATCGGACCATTCTGCCGCTGGCTGAGGGCGCTGAGGTGCCGCAGGAGTGGGAGTGCCGTTGCGGGCAGATCGCTCAACTCGAGGGGCATGACGAGCAGGAGTCCGGCAAAACCGGCAAACCGACCAGGACCCACTGGGACATGCTGCTGGAGCGCCGGTCCGAGGACGAGCTCAAGGCCGTACTGGACAAGCGCCTGAAAATGCACCGAGAAGGATGGTTCCCCGATTATGAGTAA
- a CDS encoding RNA helicase — translation MSGHRHHGQDSTASEPGPAERYARFSRHRKRMTGAPARFQSKLPFPLDDFQLEAITALEDGDNVLVAAPTGAGKTIVADFAVFLAQEQNVKTFYTTPIKALSNQKYHDLVDRYGEDRVGLLTGDTSINSEADIVVMTTEVLRNMLYEQSSTLMALKYVILDEVHYLADRFRGPVWEEVIIHLPASTRIVGLSATVSNVEEFSDWISSVRGRTHLVVSERRPVPLEQHVLVQADRHTEPEILDLYRHDGSGRQTPKINPRLVSRLAQLDKAGQERAQARDQGHHHRHGRGGRPERRTGERYRPSRADVVDELDFMDMLPGIYFIFSRTGCDQAVQQCIRAGLQLTTDEEARRIRHIVDSMAAGQLSKEDLKALGFAQFRFALEQGFAAHHAGVVTLFRQIVEHLFELGLLKVVFATETLALGINMPARCVVVEKLEKFDGTGHVALTPGEFTQLTGRAGRRGIDDIGHVVVVDHRDFSPKTMAALSSRRVYPLHSSFRPTFNMAVNLLNSSSYTRARDTLDHSFAQWEANRSASELEERIETLTSGLEDYRKAAQCNRGDLIEFMRIRAALSSAQKNDRRRLKRQRFTSEKARNRAFCDLDRHIDQLREQERNHPCRQCPDLPKHLCWGNRWIRMDKELQRTREQYESKTGSVSRQFDRICQILADLCYTRPMDPDVCRLTRKGQLLRRIYSEQDLSLAEILDRGILNDLEPAELAAAVSGLVYESRRGVGEQPGERAGYRAHRLVEAMEDMKRQWSQVQERCNQAGLELPPELDFGLGPTIYDWACGDSLTTILRDSDLTAGDFVRNAKRLSDVLTQIVQVEHYLGRGGHHLARTASIAADQVNRGIVAYTGVE, via the coding sequence ATGTCAGGTCATCGTCACCACGGACAGGATTCAACAGCATCCGAACCGGGGCCGGCGGAACGCTACGCCCGTTTCAGTCGTCACCGCAAGCGCATGACCGGGGCTCCCGCACGCTTTCAGTCCAAGCTGCCCTTCCCCCTGGATGACTTCCAGCTGGAGGCCATCACCGCCCTTGAGGATGGCGACAACGTCCTGGTGGCCGCTCCGACCGGCGCCGGCAAGACCATCGTGGCTGACTTCGCAGTATTTTTGGCCCAGGAACAGAACGTCAAGACCTTCTACACCACCCCCATCAAGGCGCTGAGCAACCAGAAATACCATGACCTGGTCGACCGATACGGCGAGGACCGGGTGGGGCTGCTGACCGGCGACACCTCCATCAACTCCGAGGCGGACATCGTGGTCATGACCACCGAGGTCCTGCGCAACATGCTCTACGAGCAGTCCTCCACCCTGATGGCCCTGAAATACGTGATCCTGGATGAGGTCCACTATCTGGCCGACCGTTTCCGGGGGCCCGTCTGGGAAGAGGTCATCATCCATCTTCCGGCTTCAACCCGAATCGTGGGGTTGTCGGCCACCGTGTCCAACGTGGAGGAGTTCTCCGACTGGATCTCCTCAGTGCGCGGACGCACCCATCTGGTGGTCTCCGAGCGACGGCCCGTGCCGCTGGAACAGCATGTCCTGGTCCAGGCCGACAGGCACACCGAGCCCGAGATCTTGGACTTGTATCGGCATGACGGTTCAGGACGGCAGACCCCAAAGATCAACCCGCGTCTGGTCTCCAGGCTGGCCCAGCTGGACAAGGCTGGGCAGGAGCGCGCCCAGGCCCGCGACCAGGGGCACCACCACCGTCATGGCCGGGGCGGCAGACCGGAGCGGCGAACAGGGGAGCGGTATCGACCAAGCCGGGCCGATGTGGTCGATGAGCTGGACTTCATGGATATGCTGCCCGGCATCTACTTCATCTTCTCGCGCACCGGCTGCGACCAGGCCGTCCAGCAGTGCATCCGAGCAGGGCTGCAGCTGACCACCGATGAGGAAGCCCGCCGCATACGGCACATCGTGGACTCCATGGCAGCCGGCCAGCTCAGCAAGGAGGATCTCAAAGCGCTGGGATTCGCCCAGTTCCGCTTCGCTCTGGAGCAGGGCTTCGCCGCCCATCATGCCGGCGTCGTCACTCTCTTTCGGCAGATAGTCGAACACTTGTTCGAGTTAGGACTTCTCAAGGTGGTCTTCGCCACCGAGACCCTGGCCTTGGGCATCAATATGCCCGCCCGTTGCGTGGTGGTCGAGAAGCTGGAGAAATTCGACGGGACAGGCCATGTAGCTCTTACGCCTGGCGAGTTCACCCAGCTGACCGGTCGAGCCGGCCGGCGCGGCATCGACGACATTGGTCATGTAGTGGTGGTCGACCACCGGGACTTCAGCCCCAAGACCATGGCTGCGCTGTCCAGCCGGAGGGTTTACCCGCTGCACTCCAGCTTCCGGCCCACCTTCAACATGGCCGTCAACCTGCTCAACTCATCCAGCTACACGCGTGCCCGAGACACCCTGGACCACTCCTTTGCCCAGTGGGAGGCCAACCGATCAGCCTCCGAGCTGGAGGAGCGCATCGAGACCCTGACCAGCGGCCTGGAGGACTACCGGAAAGCTGCTCAATGCAACCGTGGCGATCTGATCGAGTTCATGCGTATCCGTGCGGCCCTCTCTTCGGCCCAGAAAAACGATCGCCGCCGACTGAAACGGCAACGATTCACCAGCGAGAAGGCCCGCAACCGGGCATTCTGCGACCTTGACCGGCATATCGACCAGCTGCGTGAGCAGGAGCGCAACCATCCCTGCCGCCAGTGCCCTGACCTGCCCAAGCATCTGTGCTGGGGGAACCGATGGATCCGCATGGATAAGGAGCTGCAGCGCACCCGGGAACAGTACGAGTCCAAAACAGGGTCAGTCTCACGACAGTTCGACAGGATCTGCCAGATTCTGGCTGACCTGTGCTACACCCGGCCTATGGACCCAGACGTCTGCCGACTGACCCGGAAGGGCCAGCTGCTCCGGCGCATTTACAGCGAGCAGGATCTGAGTCTTGCAGAGATCCTTGATCGGGGCATCCTCAATGATCTGGAGCCCGCCGAGCTGGCAGCCGCAGTCTCCGGACTAGTCTACGAATCTCGCCGTGGGGTGGGGGAGCAGCCGGGGGAGAGGGCCGGATACCGGGCTCACAGGCTGGTTGAGGCCATGGAGGATATGAAACGTCAGTGGTCCCAAGTGCAGGAACGCTGCAATCAGGCTGGATTGGAACTGCCCCCGGAACTCGACTTTGGCTTGGGGCCGACCATCTACGACTGGGCCTGTGGCGACTCGCTGACCACCATCCTGCGCGACAGCGATCTGACGGCGGGGGACTTTGTGCGCAATGCCAAGCGCCTGTCCGATGTGCTCACCCAGATCGTTCAGGTCGAACACTACCTGGGCAGGGGAGGGCATCACCTTGCCAGAACCGCCAGCATCGCCGCCGACCAGGTCAATCGTGGCATTGTGGCTTATACGGGCGTGGAGTGA
- a CDS encoding DUF881 domain-containing protein: protein MTEPQMMPESFPVPPDRALIHRRAAFSHSTAGLERHYVDQESSEPAQESTRRRMADESLRLIDDLTNRPMDPMFEDARLLPAERRSPLSVWVNRILVFVICVLVGLAGTGIVQVLHRDPRQKVREKLITQVEAVSKRANDLNGQISDLNGNIDTLSDQVGGQGQNSTQTADDLTNGTSRVQGQGIAITLANPIASKDAQDNADQIKLVTDQDLQWFLTKLWSAGAEAIAINGNRIGTQTSVRTAGQTILVGTASIEAPYKIEAIGDQSALSDLMARSDLQSRLRDMKNANITVNVNKQRRLSLNAVGLPNLSYAGRSH from the coding sequence ATGACTGAGCCGCAAATGATGCCTGAATCCTTCCCTGTGCCGCCCGACCGTGCCCTGATTCACCGCCGGGCGGCTTTTTCGCATTCCACTGCTGGTTTGGAGCGCCACTATGTGGATCAGGAAAGTTCTGAGCCTGCCCAGGAGTCCACACGTCGGCGCATGGCCGATGAGTCCCTGAGGCTGATCGATGATCTGACCAACCGCCCCATGGATCCCATGTTCGAGGATGCCCGCCTGTTGCCCGCTGAGCGCCGATCACCGCTGAGCGTCTGGGTGAACAGGATCCTGGTCTTCGTCATCTGTGTGCTGGTCGGATTGGCCGGCACTGGCATAGTTCAGGTGCTGCACCGTGATCCGCGTCAGAAGGTGCGCGAAAAGCTGATTACCCAGGTAGAGGCGGTCAGCAAGCGTGCCAATGACCTTAACGGGCAGATTTCTGACCTCAACGGCAATATCGACACGCTTTCGGATCAAGTGGGCGGCCAAGGCCAGAACAGCACCCAGACGGCCGACGATCTGACCAACGGCACCAGCAGGGTGCAGGGCCAGGGCATCGCCATCACCCTGGCCAACCCCATAGCCTCCAAAGATGCCCAGGACAATGCTGATCAAATCAAACTGGTCACCGACCAGGACCTGCAGTGGTTTCTGACCAAGCTCTGGTCTGCGGGGGCCGAGGCCATCGCCATCAACGGCAATAGAATAGGAACGCAGACCTCCGTGCGCACGGCTGGCCAGACCATCCTGGTGGGGACCGCCTCCATCGAGGCACCATACAAGATCGAGGCTATCGGCGATCAGAGCGCCCTGTCTGATCTGATGGCCCGAAGCGATCTGCAAAGCCGCCTGCGTGACATGAAGAATGCGAACATAACCGTCAATGTGAACAAGCAGCGGCGTCTCAGCCTGAATGCTGTAGGTCTGCCTAATCTGTCCTATGCCGGAAGGAGTCATTGA
- a CDS encoding HAD hydrolase-like protein: MSKSPRRLVLLDLDGTLTASHPGIIASVVQTFKELGHPVPNESQLRRFIGPAIGVSLRHNGIREEDVDKGVQIYRRYYSEMAAFKDPEHPGQYIPGRLLATVFDGIPEQLSRMHKHGLTLAVATCKPEYQALPVCDHFGLAPLVDGVYGASKDSTRITKAQVITYALGQIGFNAKLGDRALMVGDRWTDADGALKTGLDCLGCGWGYAEPGELESHGCYRVIDQVGQMCQAAENYFD, translated from the coding sequence ATGAGTAAATCACCGCGCCGCCTGGTTCTGCTGGATCTGGACGGCACCCTGACCGCCTCGCATCCGGGCATTATCGCCTCTGTGGTACAGACTTTCAAAGAGCTTGGTCATCCTGTGCCCAATGAGAGCCAGCTCAGACGATTCATCGGACCAGCTATCGGAGTATCCTTGCGCCACAACGGCATCAGGGAGGAAGACGTCGATAAGGGCGTACAGATCTACCGGCGTTATTACAGCGAGATGGCAGCATTCAAGGATCCGGAGCATCCTGGCCAATACATTCCTGGACGTCTGCTCGCCACCGTCTTCGACGGCATCCCCGAACAGCTGAGTCGTATGCACAAACATGGTCTGACATTGGCTGTGGCCACCTGCAAACCAGAGTACCAGGCACTGCCGGTATGCGACCACTTCGGACTGGCACCACTGGTTGATGGCGTCTATGGCGCAAGCAAGGACTCCACCAGGATCACCAAGGCCCAGGTCATCACCTATGCACTTGGGCAGATTGGCTTCAATGCAAAACTTGGAGACCGAGCACTCATGGTCGGTGACCGCTGGACTGATGCTGATGGAGCGCTGAAAACCGGTCTGGACTGCCTAGGATGCGGCTGGGGCTATGCCGAACCCGGAGAGCTGGAATCTCACGGCTGCTATCGAGTCATCGACCAGGTCGGCCAAATGTGCCAAGCTGCCGAGAATTACTTCGACTAG
- a CDS encoding UTP--glucose-1-phosphate uridylyltransferase, whose protein sequence is MSTDVFDLSAAKMRERGMSEVSISQFQHLYETWERGDAKACVREKDVAPLKDVPRTKDIHDSMDMDMALDAFSRTAFIKLNGGLGTSMGLEKAKSLLPIRRHKARRMRFLDIIMGQVLTARKRLGVPLPLIFMNSFRTSRDTMRVVRQDRRFVQNDVPMEIIQHIEPKIDADTGRPVDFPAKPDLEWCPPGHGDIFSTIWETGLLDILKEQGIDYLFISNSDNLGARPSRTLAGYFAQSGAPFMIEVAKRTDADRKGGHIVIDKATGHLILREMSQVDPHDRSSAMSIRKHPYFNTNSIWVRVDALRDKLAQYKGVLPLPIIENRKTVDPTDPSTRPVVQLETAMGSAASLFEGAICVQVDRMRFLPVKTTDDLFIMRSDRFHLTDSYEMEDGNYDFPNVQLDERYYKYIADFDERFPYGVPSLAAANSVTIEGDWTFGRDVALYADAHLRDQGRSSYVPNGQYVGPQGIEPDEWI, encoded by the coding sequence ATGAGCACAGACGTTTTCGACCTTTCGGCCGCGAAGATGCGCGAGAGGGGCATGAGCGAAGTCTCCATCAGCCAGTTCCAGCACCTCTACGAAACCTGGGAACGGGGAGATGCCAAGGCCTGTGTGCGCGAGAAGGACGTCGCCCCGCTCAAGGACGTGCCCCGCACCAAAGATATCCACGACTCCATGGACATGGACATGGCCTTGGACGCGTTCTCCCGCACCGCTTTCATCAAGCTCAACGGTGGGCTGGGCACCTCTATGGGCCTGGAGAAGGCCAAGTCCCTGCTGCCCATCCGCCGCCACAAGGCCCGTCGGATGCGCTTCCTGGACATCATCATGGGCCAGGTGCTGACGGCCCGAAAACGCCTGGGGGTGCCGCTGCCGCTGATTTTCATGAACTCCTTCCGCACCTCGCGAGACACCATGCGGGTCGTCAGGCAGGACCGCCGCTTCGTCCAGAATGATGTGCCCATGGAGATCATTCAGCACATCGAGCCCAAGATCGACGCCGACACCGGCCGCCCGGTCGACTTCCCAGCCAAGCCCGATCTGGAATGGTGCCCTCCCGGCCACGGCGACATCTTCTCGACCATCTGGGAGACCGGACTGCTGGACATACTCAAGGAGCAGGGGATCGACTACCTGTTCATCTCCAACTCCGACAACCTGGGCGCCCGGCCTTCAAGGACCTTGGCCGGCTATTTCGCACAGTCTGGAGCGCCCTTCATGATCGAGGTAGCCAAGCGGACCGACGCCGACCGCAAAGGCGGCCACATCGTCATCGACAAGGCTACTGGGCACCTCATCCTACGGGAGATGTCCCAGGTGGATCCACATGACCGCAGCTCGGCCATGTCCATCCGCAAACACCCCTACTTCAACACCAACAGCATCTGGGTCAGGGTCGACGCCCTTCGCGACAAGCTGGCCCAATACAAGGGCGTGCTGCCCCTGCCCATCATCGAGAACCGCAAGACCGTCGATCCCACCGATCCTTCCACCCGTCCCGTGGTGCAGTTGGAAACTGCCATGGGCTCTGCCGCCTCGCTCTTCGAAGGAGCCATCTGCGTGCAGGTGGACCGCATGCGCTTCCTGCCGGTCAAGACCACTGACGACCTGTTCATCATGCGCTCCGACCGTTTCCATCTGACCGACTCCTACGAGATGGAGGACGGCAACTACGACTTCCCCAACGTCCAGCTGGATGAGCGCTATTACAAGTACATCGCCGACTTCGACGAACGATTCCCCTACGGGGTTCCCAGCCTGGCGGCTGCCAACTCGGTCACCATCGAAGGGGACTGGACCTTTGGCAGGGATGTGGCCTTGTATGCGGATGCCCATCTGCGCGACCAGGGACGCTCATCATACGTGCCCAACGGCCAGTATGTGGGGCCTCAGGGGATCGAACCCGACGAGTGGATCTAG
- a CDS encoding small basic family protein translates to MSAILGLILGVVAGILLKPDIPIVLQPYLPIMVVAALDALMGAVRSYFERSFSDRVFVVSFISNVITATLLVFLGNQLGVGSQLSTAVIVVLGIRIFSNVSAIRRFIFKG, encoded by the coding sequence ATGTCGGCAATTCTCGGCCTGATCCTGGGCGTGGTGGCGGGCATATTGCTCAAGCCCGACATTCCCATCGTCCTGCAGCCCTATCTGCCCATTATGGTGGTGGCAGCCTTGGATGCATTGATGGGCGCGGTCCGTTCCTACTTCGAGCGCAGCTTCTCGGACCGGGTCTTCGTGGTCTCCTTCATCTCCAATGTGATCACCGCCACTCTTCTGGTCTTCCTGGGCAATCAGCTGGGTGTGGGCTCCCAGCTGTCCACGGCCGTCATCGTGGTCCTAGGCATCCGCATTTTCTCCAACGTCTCCGCTATTCGACGTTTCATTTTCAAGGGGTGA
- a CDS encoding MarR family winged helix-turn-helix transcriptional regulator, whose translation MATFALSEHRPEGLIKIANTLLEKQMNELISAILPELTGPQFVIVYYLYEHPEWTIRQKDVADRFYLSHPTVRGMVKRLISAGWLTVGNAQGDRRQVVLNLTDKARCSIRQQERRILRALDTTTGMALSGFSVRERQTLEALLRRVIDNMSEMSRHGGDA comes from the coding sequence ATGGCAACTTTTGCCCTATCGGAGCACAGACCTGAAGGTCTGATAAAGATCGCCAACACACTGTTGGAGAAGCAGATGAACGAACTCATTTCAGCTATCCTTCCTGAACTCACCGGACCGCAGTTCGTCATCGTCTACTACCTCTATGAGCATCCCGAATGGACGATACGGCAGAAGGACGTAGCGGACAGGTTCTATCTGAGCCACCCGACGGTCAGAGGTATGGTGAAACGGCTGATCAGCGCAGGTTGGCTGACCGTCGGAAACGCGCAGGGTGACCGTCGTCAGGTGGTCCTCAACCTTACAGACAAGGCCAGATGCTCCATACGTCAGCAGGAAAGACGGATTCTTCGGGCCTTGGACACCACTACGGGCATGGCCCTCAGCGGATTCAGCGTCCGCGAACGACAGACTCTGGAAGCACTGCTGAGGCGAGTCATTGACAATATGAGCGAAATGAGCAGGCATGGAGGAGATGCATGA